A portion of the Actomonas aquatica genome contains these proteins:
- a CDS encoding SMI1/KNR4 family protein, producing the protein MLMANNRTIGAQFRPGLSREFVERKLSATKGDPASVAELYTWHDGVNPIERQVDGVVEISYDGLGYIPNAEFHHLSFESACGHFATWNEASKHRWELREGNGRYFPFLWDGSSRYFLLDLRARGTREVIFFDSDNDESPYRFAYNNLAAFIEDVMRAFKDSSCIEVLS; encoded by the coding sequence ATGCTGATGGCCAATAATCGCACTATTGGCGCTCAATTTCGACCGGGGCTCTCTCGTGAGTTTGTCGAAAGGAAATTGAGTGCCACTAAGGGCGACCCAGCTTCCGTCGCTGAATTGTATACATGGCATGACGGTGTTAATCCTATCGAAAGGCAGGTCGATGGCGTTGTGGAAATCTCCTATGATGGGCTCGGGTATATTCCTAATGCTGAATTTCATCATTTGAGTTTTGAAAGCGCCTGTGGCCATTTCGCCACCTGGAATGAAGCATCAAAGCATCGATGGGAACTGCGCGAAGGTAATGGTCGCTACTTTCCTTTCTTGTGGGATGGTTCTTCGCGTTATTTTTTGCTAGATTTGAGGGCGCGCGGAACGCGCGAGGTTATTTTCTTTGATAGTGACAATGATGAGTCCCCTTACCGTTTCGCATACAATAATTTAGCCGCATTCATCGAGGATGTCATGCGCGCATTCAAAGACAGTAGCTGTATCGAAGTGCTATCCTGA
- a CDS encoding RDD family protein, with product MTEPYRPITIPERISAGFLNLVLGGLPISVPKTLSEEFTEASLLISNEAFLDSLAVALVCIQYLLYFRYRGSPAWILFRIKIATEAGGRPSTYRLFLRSLPYLAYFLLITFYPPESESAGSTERLGLSHPYFDGVIFVLMSLLFLNSLTVLAFRGRSFIDILTKTHVVRRT from the coding sequence ATGACTGAACCCTACAGGCCGATAACCATTCCGGAGCGGATTAGTGCAGGCTTTCTGAATCTGGTTCTAGGGGGGTTGCCGATATCCGTTCCTAAAACTCTATCGGAAGAATTTACCGAAGCTTCCCTGCTTATATCAAACGAGGCCTTCTTGGATTCCCTCGCGGTCGCACTCGTTTGCATTCAATATCTTCTCTATTTTAGATATCGGGGGTCCCCGGCTTGGATTCTGTTTCGCATCAAAATCGCAACGGAAGCCGGTGGCCGACCATCCACCTATCGGCTATTCTTAAGATCCCTGCCATATCTCGCGTATTTCTTATTGATCACCTTCTATCCCCCGGAATCCGAAAGCGCGGGCTCAACTGAGCGGTTAGGTTTAAGTCATCCGTATTTCGATGGGGTGATTTTTGTTTTAATGTCGCTCCTCTTCTTGAATAGCCTCACTGTCTTGGCGTTTAGGGGGCGTTCCTTTATTGATATTCTAACGAAAACCCATGTGGTGCGACGGACGTAA
- a CDS encoding PEP-CTERM sorting domain-containing protein: MSLRRRLPARLLPSLLGSAALFVAGANAQTATQIVLGNPSTGQGTPLVIDDVGHVVGNHVLTRSTTFEGDTAEATNTTSWDLNPEAGRFTVQSRTDYNGWLGSGISLDTRYAFGVFDTFTVNSGNSGLANGSNVQLNLALTIDVWARTDAVKFQTGSNWLTFTVQQRDPVPGYLGHTYSDERFSLDYEVTVYEFVEEAVIDGVTQFDNTVTYVNGQGAEADLYNFNITVDAVVGETIELGMLLGDFNPNVYDYDIANLMEGTRQTLGNGQTDFSNAFSANMVWDLEEVEGFEGLEVLAASGFNASVNGLSAVPEPSTYAALFGAGALGFAVWHRRRQRTSFRAVTSTATTA, encoded by the coding sequence ATGTCCTTACGCCGCCGCCTTCCTGCCCGCCTGCTGCCGTCTCTGCTCGGCAGCGCCGCCCTCTTCGTTGCAGGGGCCAACGCGCAGACCGCCACTCAGATCGTTTTGGGCAATCCGTCCACCGGCCAGGGCACGCCCTTGGTGATCGACGATGTCGGCCATGTGGTGGGCAACCATGTGCTCACGCGCTCGACCACTTTTGAGGGCGATACGGCCGAGGCCACCAACACCACGTCGTGGGACCTCAACCCCGAAGCCGGGCGCTTCACGGTGCAAAGCCGCACCGACTACAACGGTTGGCTGGGCAGCGGCATCAGCCTCGATACGCGTTATGCGTTTGGCGTGTTCGACACCTTCACGGTCAACTCTGGCAACAGCGGTTTGGCCAACGGCTCCAACGTGCAACTCAACCTCGCCCTTACCATCGACGTGTGGGCGCGCACCGATGCCGTGAAGTTCCAGACCGGCAGCAATTGGCTCACCTTCACCGTGCAGCAGCGCGACCCGGTTCCGGGCTATCTCGGCCACACCTACAGCGACGAACGCTTTTCGTTGGATTATGAAGTTACGGTCTACGAATTCGTGGAGGAGGCCGTGATCGATGGCGTCACTCAGTTCGATAACACCGTGACCTACGTCAACGGGCAGGGTGCTGAAGCCGATCTCTATAACTTCAACATCACTGTCGATGCGGTGGTCGGCGAAACCATCGAACTCGGCATGTTGCTCGGCGACTTCAACCCCAACGTTTACGACTACGACATCGCCAACCTGATGGAGGGAACGCGCCAGACCTTGGGCAATGGCCAAACCGACTTCAGCAATGCGTTTTCCGCCAACATGGTGTGGGACCTGGAGGAAGTGGAGGGCTTCGAGGGCCTCGAGGTGCTCGCCGCCAGTGGTTTCAACGCGAGCGTCAACGGCCTGAGCGCCGTGCCCGAGCCGTCCACCTACGCCGCCCTCTTTGGGGCCGGTGCGCTCGGGTTCGCCGTCTGGCACCGCCGCCGTCAGCGGACCTCTTTTCGAGCGGTGACCTCCACCGCAACCACCGCCTGA
- a CDS encoding VOC family protein produces the protein MVTTLNFSGRTADALAFYQEALGAELLFLMRFEESPLPPAEREGLDDLVFHATFRIADTVLMASDAGHRPGQAVVPFSGFSLALRLQSVERARSFFAALSKSGEVVIPLARSEFTSWYGIVIDRFGVSWKLNVDEAGIA, from the coding sequence TTGGTCACTACCCTCAACTTCTCCGGCCGCACGGCCGATGCCCTGGCGTTTTATCAGGAGGCTCTAGGTGCGGAGCTGTTGTTCTTGATGCGCTTTGAGGAAAGTCCGCTGCCACCGGCAGAGAGGGAGGGTTTGGATGATCTGGTATTTCACGCCACCTTCCGCATCGCGGATACCGTGCTGATGGCGAGCGATGCGGGGCACAGGCCCGGCCAAGCCGTTGTGCCCTTCTCCGGGTTTTCACTGGCGCTGCGGCTTCAGTCCGTTGAGCGCGCCCGATCGTTTTTCGCCGCCCTGAGCAAAAGTGGAGAGGTGGTCATCCCGCTGGCGCGATCGGAGTTCACCTCCTGGTATGGCATCGTGATCGATCGCTTCGGCGTCTCCTGGAAACTCAACGTGGACGAGGCCGGGATCGCTTAA
- a CDS encoding VOC family protein, translating into MTLVTTLNFSGRTAEALAFYQEALDAEVLFLLRFAESPLPPAAREGLDDLVFHATFRIADTVLMASDVGHTPGQAAVSFSGFSLALRLQSVERAQSFFAALRKGGEVVIPLARSEFTSWYGIVIDRFGISWKLNVDEAENA; encoded by the coding sequence ATGACGCTGGTCACTACCCTCAACTTCTCCGGGCGCACGGCCGAGGCTTTGGCATTTTATCAGGAGGCCTTGGACGCGGAGGTGTTGTTTTTGTTGCGCTTTGCCGAAAGTCCGCTGCCGCCAGCGGCGCGGGAGGGTTTGGATGATCTGGTATTTCATGCCACCTTCCGCATCGCGGACACCGTGCTCATGGCGAGCGATGTGGGACACACGCCCGGCCAAGCCGCCGTGTCGTTTTCGGGGTTTTCACTGGCGCTGCGGCTCCAGTCCGTAGAGCGCGCCCAATCGTTTTTCGCCGCCCTGCGCAAAGGCGGAGAGGTGGTCATCCCGCTGGCGCGTTCGGAGTTCACCTCCTGGTATGGCATCGTGATCGATCGCTTCGGCATCTCGTGGAAACTCAACGTGGACGAGGCCGAAAACGCGTGA
- a CDS encoding PEP-CTERM sorting domain-containing protein (PEP-CTERM proteins occur, often in large numbers, in the proteomes of bacteria that also encode an exosortase, a predicted intramembrane cysteine proteinase. The presence of a PEP-CTERM domain at a protein's C-terminus predicts cleavage within the sorting domain, followed by covalent anchoring to some some component of the (usually Gram-negative) cell surface. Many PEP-CTERM proteins exhibit an unusual sequence composition that includes large numbers of potential glycosylation sites. Expression of one such protein has been shown restore the ability of a bacterium to form floc, a type of biofilm.): MKLRLLPLLALIVSPVFAQLTVSFTQSGADVTVDVNGSIDLTGLTAGDQDLAYAPEQIYLGAFDYVWISSAVGTYDTYTLPFGSFASSGGFSIPGPSTYYTPDFVADVGIWGTLGTDTLYVNGDYVSGASVNLSTSILGTTLADIGMVAGESLTLSWSDGTGGSITFAALSAVPEPSTYAMIVGVAGLGFAVWRRRRRGAAA, from the coding sequence ATGAAACTTCGCCTCCTGCCGTTACTCGCCCTCATCGTTTCCCCCGTCTTCGCTCAATTGACGGTTTCGTTCACCCAAAGTGGTGCCGACGTCACTGTGGACGTAAACGGCAGCATCGACCTCACCGGGCTGACCGCTGGAGACCAAGACCTGGCCTATGCGCCCGAACAGATCTACCTCGGGGCTTTTGATTACGTTTGGATTTCTTCGGCCGTGGGCACCTACGACACCTACACGCTGCCTTTCGGCTCCTTCGCCTCGAGCGGTGGGTTTTCCATTCCCGGCCCCTCCACCTACTATACGCCTGATTTCGTGGCCGACGTGGGCATCTGGGGCACGCTCGGGACCGACACCCTCTATGTGAACGGCGACTACGTCTCGGGGGCGTCCGTAAACCTCAGCACCTCCATCCTCGGCACCACCTTGGCCGACATCGGCATGGTGGCCGGTGAGTCCCTCACCCTGAGCTGGTCCGACGGCACCGGCGGCTCCATCACCTTTGCCGCCCTGTCGGCGGTCCCGGAACCTTCCACCTATGCCATGATCGTCGGCGTCGCCGGTCTGGGCTTCGCCGTCTGGCGCCGGCGCCGGCGCGGGGCTGCCGCCTAG
- a CDS encoding SdpI family protein, which produces MNPVALINLLTGLIAALLAVPLIRQKVKMNHWYGVRTRATFASDEAWYEINRYGGWSLLGWGLVIAATGLVGFAIPEPSWNTYNLIGVIITLLALVVMVILTHRHTRDYERRTKQV; this is translated from the coding sequence ATGAACCCCGTTGCCCTGATCAATCTCCTCACCGGTCTGATCGCCGCCTTGTTGGCCGTGCCGCTGATCCGGCAGAAAGTGAAGATGAACCACTGGTATGGCGTGCGCACGCGGGCGACTTTTGCGTCGGATGAAGCGTGGTATGAGATCAATCGCTACGGCGGCTGGAGCCTGCTCGGCTGGGGGCTGGTCATCGCGGCGACGGGCCTCGTCGGCTTCGCAATCCCGGAGCCGTCGTGGAACACCTACAACCTCATCGGCGTAATCATCACCCTCCTCGCCCTCGTGGTCATGGTGATCCTCACCCACCGCCACACCCGCGACTACGAGCGACGCACAAAACAAGTTTAA
- a CDS encoding YaaC family protein, whose amino-acid sequence MAAIPIKLNNRVIYVQKSIGAPVFGASTVLVDDTWDFVGMWLRRHSTKESVFYWNQARDFYEATQSLAKTAKPLTAYYSALNATKALLLAHRIPHSPYHGVTGKALPGKTSLSNEQVGMRANGVFGALSDYFSEPRPDTGFISLKDILYNLTYLHRAYTVTYTSEPELFIPIDNPHFVRKAQASESWFCCEIAGRRFTRPATLNTLDGFENDPYYNTKKTVVRMKKRFRWKHGGSKHDNIARLTTYHKRVRKHLFYIAGSTRLWYIKRNSDPTGFINRSSSTLTFAALHRISEIARYRPDSLQKHFECRHNWLLSEFINGSLTQYIDEISSEITGADFMPTRIRT is encoded by the coding sequence ATGGCAGCGATTCCAATCAAGCTTAACAACAGGGTAATCTACGTCCAAAAAAGCATTGGGGCTCCTGTTTTCGGGGCCTCTACAGTTCTAGTGGATGACACTTGGGATTTCGTTGGAATGTGGCTAAGACGACACTCAACAAAAGAAAGTGTATTTTATTGGAACCAGGCTCGTGATTTTTATGAAGCAACACAGAGTCTCGCAAAAACCGCAAAGCCCCTAACCGCATACTACAGTGCACTAAATGCTACAAAGGCACTGCTACTAGCGCACCGGATTCCCCACTCCCCCTACCATGGAGTAACAGGGAAAGCCCTCCCTGGAAAAACCTCACTTTCAAACGAACAGGTAGGAATGCGCGCAAATGGTGTTTTCGGCGCCCTATCCGACTATTTTTCTGAACCAAGGCCCGACACGGGATTCATCAGTTTAAAGGACATACTATACAATCTCACTTACCTTCATCGAGCCTACACTGTTACCTACACAAGCGAGCCTGAACTTTTCATCCCTATAGATAATCCTCATTTCGTCAGAAAAGCACAAGCCTCCGAAAGCTGGTTTTGTTGCGAAATCGCAGGAAGAAGATTCACCAGACCCGCGACCCTAAATACACTAGACGGTTTTGAAAACGACCCCTACTACAATACGAAAAAAACTGTCGTCCGCATGAAAAAGCGATTCAGGTGGAAGCATGGAGGCTCGAAACACGACAACATCGCACGCCTTACGACCTACCACAAAAGAGTCCGGAAACATTTATTTTATATCGCAGGATCGACTCGCCTTTGGTATATAAAGAGAAATAGCGACCCAACGGGATTCATCAACCGATCTTCTTCTACTCTCACTTTCGCGGCACTTCACCGCATAAGCGAAATCGCCCGCTACCGCCCAGACAGTCTACAAAAGCACTTTGAGTGTAGGCATAATTGGTTACTTTCCGAATTTATAAACGGATCACTAACTCAATACATTGATGAAATCAGTTCCGAGATAACAGGGGCCGACTTCATGCCAACAAGAATCAGGACGTAA
- a CDS encoding PEP-CTERM sorting domain-containing protein: protein MKRFSLPLLLVITAVAGRAQYEVDFDATGHLDLNFETAAASNLWSESATGGLGNSGAVAMPAIADNQLWTLGSSYAGNTDHSISLYIRTTDVLNAGYIAIGITANTPQAGIVFPSGADYLGVSVNPDSGEFEVHGEGAFNHSGGTFETAMQANSWYHLELTYDWQFDETYGMQFRVRESDANGNLGVDLINGGTFFAGLTSGIANDASAHAFMGGNNTGNILDYVDNFATTGITGAPLSAVPEPSTYAALLGACALGLAAWRRRQQPRA, encoded by the coding sequence ATGAAACGATTCTCCCTGCCTTTGCTCCTAGTCATCACCGCTGTGGCCGGTCGCGCGCAATACGAAGTCGACTTCGACGCGACCGGCCACCTCGACCTGAATTTTGAAACGGCCGCTGCGTCCAACTTGTGGTCAGAGTCGGCCACCGGCGGACTCGGCAACAGCGGCGCTGTCGCCATGCCCGCGATCGCCGACAATCAACTCTGGACCCTCGGATCCAGTTACGCCGGCAACACCGATCACAGCATCTCCCTCTACATCCGCACCACCGATGTGCTCAACGCCGGTTACATTGCCATCGGCATCACCGCCAACACGCCGCAGGCTGGCATCGTGTTCCCCTCCGGGGCGGACTACCTCGGCGTGAGCGTGAACCCCGATAGCGGAGAGTTTGAGGTCCACGGTGAAGGCGCGTTCAACCACTCCGGTGGCACCTTCGAAACCGCCATGCAGGCCAACTCCTGGTATCACCTCGAGCTCACCTACGATTGGCAGTTTGATGAAACCTACGGCATGCAGTTCCGCGTGCGTGAGTCCGACGCCAACGGCAACCTCGGCGTCGACCTGATCAACGGCGGCACCTTCTTCGCCGGACTCACCTCCGGCATCGCCAACGACGCCAGCGCCCACGCCTTCATGGGCGGCAACAACACCGGCAACATCCTCGACTACGTGGATAACTTCGCGACGACCGGCATCACCGGAGCCCCGCTGAGTGCCGTCCCCGAGCCCTCCACTTACGCCGCCCTGCTCGGCGCCTGCGCCCTCGGCCTCGCCGCCTGGCGCCGCCGCCAACAGCCCCGCGCCTGA
- a CDS encoding efflux RND transporter permease subunit, producing MASPDDSSSAAPAAPGHPAEHRPTGLIAWFNDNHVAANILMAFLVIGGLVSALSMRTETFPSIDPRVITVTVPYPGATPYEVADSITSRIEEAVQGIEGVKRVTATAAEGRGVVSIELKDFADADDVYNEVDTAVNGLTAFPPADAERPIVVKARPTPNVLTLAIYGDAPEKTLRFWADTIEDELKQLPGVALTDLRGIRDYQISIEVSEEKLRDYGLSLAAVAEAVGAASADIPAGTVESAQGDILLRVQEKRYTGPEFATIAIRTLPDGSVLRLGDIATVLDGLEDSNLTSRFNGHQAAFIDVKRSETEDTLAVANAVKAYLDTLSLPTGVNLSLQQDDTTVLRDRISLMVRNGLLGFVLVFLILMLFLDLKLAIWTSAAIPVSFLGGLMLLHLFGVSINMVSLFALIVVLGIVVDDGIVTGESIFEAQEEFKGEKYAVLRGVRAIIAPVTVGVLTTMAAFAPLLFSTGTLGQIVKVVPAVVIVILFVSLMEAYFILPAHLSSPTRWSRGIMARMRDGVTTLLGKFVSGRVVPFAEFAIRHRYATFAAFVGIAIITIGMVRGGIVRFIFFPQIEGDRISISLTMPQGTPFEVTERTITAIEDAAYAVRDEVESEAGQAAFESVSVSIGAVAGQSMGPRSSGGSGSGAHLGQVNIQLLPSDYRNYAASEIEAMIRERVHDLPGVETLEFQSSLIGGGADIEIELSHPLEERLNAAAERLKVALEGIEGTINVANSYQPGKTEYLFHLTPEGHAVGLTPAELGRQLRTAFFGQEVQRIQRGSSEVIVYVRYPKADRESLATLRDTRIRLRDGREVPLSAVATIEEQIGYSQINTVNGRRIVSVTADVDAAITTPNDVIAYLNANTLPELKARFPSLAASFEGETRDQAQDLQSLARNMMIALMLIYIILGAQLRSYLQPFVIMSAIPFGVIGAILGHFVLGYDLTFISLFGIVALTGVVVNDSVVLLDYMNACRKRGQGPLEAALAAIQRRFRPILLTSLSTCLGLLPMMMETSLQARFLIPMVVSLAMGIVFATPIILILVPSLIMVLEDLKRLTRKLLPGA from the coding sequence ATGGCCTCGCCCGACGATTCCTCCTCGGCCGCCCCGGCCGCCCCCGGCCACCCCGCCGAGCACCGTCCCACCGGGCTCATCGCGTGGTTTAATGACAACCACGTCGCGGCCAACATCCTCATGGCCTTCCTGGTCATCGGCGGACTCGTCAGCGCGCTCAGCATGCGCACCGAGACCTTCCCGTCGATCGACCCGCGCGTCATCACCGTGACCGTGCCCTACCCCGGCGCCACGCCCTACGAGGTCGCCGACTCCATCACCAGTCGCATCGAGGAGGCCGTGCAGGGCATCGAGGGCGTCAAACGCGTCACCGCCACCGCCGCCGAGGGACGCGGCGTGGTGAGCATCGAACTCAAGGACTTCGCCGACGCCGACGATGTCTACAACGAGGTCGACACCGCCGTGAACGGCCTCACCGCCTTCCCGCCCGCCGACGCCGAGCGCCCCATCGTGGTCAAGGCCCGCCCCACCCCCAACGTGCTCACCCTCGCCATCTACGGCGACGCGCCCGAGAAGACCCTGCGCTTCTGGGCCGACACCATTGAGGACGAACTCAAACAACTGCCCGGCGTCGCCCTCACCGACCTGCGCGGCATTCGCGACTACCAAATCTCGATCGAAGTATCCGAAGAAAAACTACGCGACTACGGCCTCTCCCTCGCCGCCGTCGCCGAGGCCGTGGGCGCCGCCTCGGCCGACATCCCCGCCGGCACCGTCGAGTCTGCGCAGGGCGACATCCTGCTGCGCGTGCAGGAGAAGCGCTACACCGGTCCCGAGTTTGCCACCATCGCCATCCGCACCCTGCCCGATGGCTCCGTGCTGCGCCTCGGCGACATCGCCACCGTGCTCGACGGCCTCGAGGACTCCAACCTCACCAGCCGCTTCAACGGCCACCAGGCCGCCTTCATCGACGTGAAGCGCAGCGAGACCGAGGACACCCTCGCCGTCGCCAACGCCGTGAAGGCCTACCTCGACACCCTCTCCCTGCCCACCGGCGTGAACCTCAGCCTGCAGCAGGACGACACCACCGTGCTGCGCGACCGCATCTCGCTCATGGTGCGCAACGGCCTGCTGGGTTTCGTGTTGGTGTTTCTCATCCTCATGCTGTTCCTCGATCTCAAGCTCGCGATCTGGACCAGCGCCGCCATCCCCGTGTCGTTTCTCGGCGGCCTCATGCTGCTGCACCTTTTCGGCGTGAGCATCAACATGGTGTCGCTCTTCGCGCTCATCGTGGTGCTCGGCATCGTGGTCGACGACGGCATCGTCACCGGCGAAAGCATCTTCGAAGCGCAGGAGGAATTTAAGGGCGAAAAATACGCCGTGCTGCGCGGCGTGCGCGCCATCATCGCCCCGGTCACCGTGGGCGTGCTCACCACCATGGCGGCCTTTGCGCCCTTGCTCTTCAGCACCGGCACGCTCGGCCAGATCGTCAAAGTCGTGCCGGCCGTCGTCATCGTTATCCTCTTCGTCTCGTTGATGGAGGCCTACTTCATCCTGCCGGCCCACCTCTCCAGTCCCACGCGCTGGAGCCGCGGCATCATGGCGCGCATGCGCGACGGCGTGACCACCCTGCTGGGCAAGTTTGTGAGCGGACGCGTCGTGCCGTTTGCCGAGTTCGCCATCCGCCATCGCTACGCCACCTTCGCCGCCTTTGTCGGCATCGCCATCATCACCATCGGCATGGTGCGCGGCGGCATCGTGCGGTTCATCTTCTTCCCGCAGATCGAGGGCGACCGCATCAGCATCAGCCTCACCATGCCGCAGGGCACGCCGTTTGAGGTGACCGAGCGCACCATCACCGCCATCGAAGACGCCGCCTACGCCGTGCGCGATGAGGTCGAGAGCGAGGCGGGTCAGGCGGCGTTTGAAAGTGTGTCGGTGAGCATCGGCGCCGTCGCCGGGCAATCGATGGGACCGCGCTCCAGCGGCGGCAGCGGCTCCGGCGCACACCTCGGGCAGGTGAACATCCAGCTCCTGCCGTCCGACTACCGCAACTACGCCGCGTCCGAGATCGAAGCCATGATCCGCGAGCGCGTGCACGACCTGCCCGGCGTGGAAACGCTGGAGTTTCAGAGCTCCCTCATCGGCGGTGGCGCCGACATCGAGATCGAGCTGAGTCATCCGCTGGAGGAGCGCCTCAACGCCGCCGCCGAGCGCCTCAAGGTCGCGCTCGAAGGCATCGAAGGCACCATCAACGTCGCCAACAGCTACCAGCCCGGCAAAACCGAATACCTGTTCCACCTCACGCCCGAAGGCCACGCCGTCGGCCTCACCCCGGCCGAGTTGGGCCGGCAGTTGCGCACCGCCTTTTTTGGGCAGGAAGTGCAACGCATCCAACGCGGCAGCTCCGAAGTGATCGTGTATGTGCGTTACCCCAAGGCCGACCGCGAAAGCCTCGCCACCCTGCGCGACACGCGCATCCGGCTGCGCGACGGCCGCGAAGTGCCGCTCAGCGCCGTGGCCACCATTGAGGAGCAAATCGGCTACTCGCAGATCAACACCGTCAACGGCCGCCGCATCGTGAGTGTCACGGCCGATGTCGATGCCGCCATCACGACGCCCAACGACGTTATTGCCTACCTCAACGCCAACACCCTGCCCGAGCTCAAAGCGCGTTTCCCCAGCCTCGCCGCCAGCTTCGAAGGCGAGACGCGCGACCAGGCGCAGGACCTGCAGAGCCTCGCGCGCAACATGATGATCGCGCTCATGTTGATCTACATCATCCTCGGCGCGCAGCTGCGCAGTTACCTGCAGCCCTTCGTGATCATGTCGGCCATCCCCTTCGGCGTGATCGGCGCGATCCTCGGCCACTTCGTGCTAGGCTACGACCTCACCTTCATCTCGCTCTTCGGCATCGTCGCGCTCACCGGCGTGGTAGTGAACGACTCGGTGGTGCTGCTCGACTACATGAACGCCTGCCGCAAGCGCGGACAGGGCCCGTTGGAGGCCGCGCTCGCCGCGATCCAACGCCGCTTCCGTCCGATTCTGTTAACGAGTCTCTCCACCTGCCTCGGCCTCCTGCCCATGATGATGGAAACCAGCCTGCAAGCCCGCTTCCTCATCCCGATGGTGGTGTCGCTCGCCATGGGCATCGTCTTTGCCACCCCCATCATCCTCATCCTGGTCCCCTCCCTCATCATGGTCCTGGAAGACCTAAAACGCCTCACCCGCAAACTCCTACCGGGAGCGTAA
- a CDS encoding serine hydrolase domain-containing protein — protein MALSTKKRIARILSLGSLVVGIACAVIYVPWTGLWLWVQPLPDTVAEQVADATDFGMDGIIVYVDRGGQPPAYYAAGVSDRDSQAPLDPHGLFKIASISKLYIAAAATKLVVADQLSLDATLAELLPDLRERIAHADAITVRMLLQHRSGIPDLIWDADFPWHQPYTDNRQTLELVLDEPADFAPDSDWAYSNTNYLLLGEIMDDALGYDHQRYIRERLLAPLGLEHTYGRMDDVDPATIAQGYDTHYEGGVRHLNFTFPGSSMVATAQDVGRFLRALHDGSLLSEEEQSVYRSVYVFEHTGLIPGYYSIARYHADIDTVVIQFVNTTGGESLSVADNLYNRIVRILRRPES, from the coding sequence TTGGCTCTTTCCACCAAGAAGCGTATCGCCCGGATTCTTAGTCTCGGGTCCCTCGTCGTCGGCATTGCCTGTGCCGTGATTTATGTGCCCTGGACCGGGCTTTGGCTCTGGGTCCAGCCGTTGCCCGATACGGTTGCCGAACAGGTGGCGGATGCGACCGACTTCGGCATGGACGGGATCATCGTTTACGTGGATCGCGGTGGTCAGCCGCCGGCGTATTATGCTGCCGGGGTGAGCGACCGGGACTCGCAGGCGCCGCTGGATCCACACGGGTTGTTCAAGATCGCCAGCATCAGCAAACTCTACATCGCCGCCGCTGCGACCAAGCTGGTGGTGGCCGACCAACTGTCGCTCGATGCCACCCTCGCCGAGCTGTTGCCCGACCTGCGCGAGCGCATCGCCCACGCCGACGCGATCACCGTGCGTATGCTGCTGCAGCATCGCAGCGGCATTCCCGATCTGATCTGGGACGCGGACTTCCCCTGGCATCAGCCCTACACCGACAACCGCCAGACGCTCGAACTCGTCCTGGACGAACCCGCCGATTTCGCGCCGGACAGCGACTGGGCGTATTCGAACACCAACTACTTGTTGCTCGGAGAAATCATGGACGATGCGCTCGGCTACGATCACCAGCGCTATATCCGCGAGCGCCTGCTCGCTCCGCTCGGCCTCGAGCACACCTACGGCCGCATGGACGACGTCGACCCGGCGACCATCGCCCAGGGTTACGACACGCACTACGAAGGTGGCGTGCGGCATCTCAACTTCACCTTCCCCGGCAGCTCCATGGTGGCGACAGCGCAAGACGTGGGACGGTTCCTGCGCGCGCTCCATGACGGCTCGTTGCTGAGCGAGGAGGAGCAGAGCGTCTACCGTTCCGTCTACGTGTTTGAGCACACCGGCCTGATCCCGGGTTATTACAGCATTGCCCGCTATCATGCTGACATCGACACGGTGGTGATTCAGTTCGTGAATACCACTGGCGGTGAATCGCTCTCCGTCGCCGACAACCTCTACAACCGCATCGTGCGCATCCTGCGTCGCCCTGAATCCTGA